AAGTACAATTAGTATGTGCAAAACAATAGAAATTCTCACTATGGCATCGCGCCTGAATCTAAGGAGTGTGTTGAATATTGTGTATCTCTTGTTAAGGTGCTTATGAGCTTAATTTGAATGACATAAAACGACTAACAAATGAAAGAGATATCTGAATTTTAAAATGACATAACTATAAAGTTGTAATATTCCAACGCAAAACATAGTTTAAGTGGttgttttttttacaaaaaatagAGGTAGTTGTTCGCAAAATTGATAAACTAAAAGGTAGATATTCGCAAAATTTTCGAAACGAtaataaatgaatatgaaatcaaagcaacttTATGGGAACGACATGTGGTGGGATGACTTGAAATGTCATTgagttttaataatagtatagatttGTTTTTAATGCATGAACCTTTACATAAGCAAGAAAAGCAATATAAATGTAACAAAATAAATCTATTTTTTCTAAACTCACGAAAAAGATaatgctaaaaataaaaactttcgcTGAAGCAGTGACGGGACCAGGATTTCGAGTCATGAGTGACACCAAAGTAATAGTTGTTGGAATATAAAACGACAATATCATCATATGGATATAGAAGCGGGTAactaatttttgtttttatcaCGGACTCAAGGTGTTAATTATGAGTTAAATATTGGTTGTATGTGGCGTAAAGTTCAAATTGATTGATaatcttttaaaaatatatacatCACTGAAAGTGTTACAAAAATgtatatttaaaaaagaaagaaaaatatgaCTAGGATAGAGTAGTAatcaaggaaaatttggtaatattaatccaacatttggccgattttcttttattaagtccACCTACGAAAAATATGAAGCTGTTGTTAATTAGAAGTGTTCAAACTAATTTGTGATAACCATTAACAATATTGAAAAACTAAGCAAGTAAATCAATCATAAACTAAGATAATAAAGTTTACCGTGGGAAAATCGAGCACAGAGTGAAAATTCCACCAATCCACTAGAAATAATGATGAAAATTTACAAATAGATTATCAAGCTAAGCAAACTTCACTTCACAACTCTCCCTTACTTAAAACCTTAAGTGTATGAGCTTACAATGAGgaatttctctttctctttcttaaATCAACAATCTCTATCAAAATAAGACATGCAATGAGTATATAATGTTAAGTTAAACACTACAATCCAATTGTCATAAACAAGTCACGTCGCTCTAAAACGACCTAGGAACAAAAACAGAGATTCACTCGCGTAGGAATATGCACCCGCGGGTTGAGGTGCCATTTTTCCGAGTTGAAACCGCTAGGGTGCGTGCATGGAACCCGCACCCGCGGGCTGTGGCGTAGCTTCAAAAAGCTCCTTCAAGTTCCTCTCTAACTTATGGCCTCCCTTGTGACTTCTCTTATTATTTGTTTACCTTGAACCCATCCCATACACATCAAACCCCAATAAAAGCACACTACAAGGAAATAAGATTTTATGacccttttatttatttttacataAAAAGCTCTACAAGCTTCATTTTGAAAGGAAATAACATGGATAATCTCTTTAATTGCAAGCATTTCCTTTTTGTTATTTCACTTGAGGGTATTAAAGGAACTCCAAAAAGTTAAATGCCAAATCCAGTGTTCCTCAATAAATACACGTGAAGTGGGTAAATAGATAATTAGATACGGAGTACTCAATTACTTGTAGGGGGGAAAAATCACAAAAGGTAAAAGCCTCAAAATTTACAACTCCTCAATGAAAAGCATACTTCGACAATCTTTTTccctattttttttggtaagaatCATTTTCCCTTTTACTAGTAGAGtttttcatataaaataaataaaataaaaggatcATAAATCTTCCCAGCAGTAAGTTTGTATAACTTGATGCCCTAATCAGCAGAATTTCAACATAAAAGTTTTTACTCGAAAAGTTTGTAGCATCTTCATAGAGCATTGAGGAGTTCCTTCACCGGGCTTCGAAAGGGAAGTACACCATATTCACCATGCATTACTCAAAAATATTTATAACaaacatataaataaataaaagaatattATGTTTACTCCTCTCCTAATACCACTTTGAAGTGGAAAATTATACAAAATTGGTCGTTTTTTTCCCAGATTTCTTAATGTTCAATGCCTGAAGATGAATATCCAGCTCCTTTGATTGAAATGAAGGGTCCCCTGTAAGTGTTTCGACTAGCCAAATGAGTGTCAAGAAATAAAACTACAACTGTTATGTCATCATGGAAATGCCTTCTAACTCCTCTATCAATCTTCTTCAGATCTGAATATCTCATTTCTCTTTTCTTTGCAGCCTCACAAAGTGCGGCTTTTACAAGCTTCTTTGCAATTCCCTGCCACACAACAAATAAACTCTTATTACATGCTTTTATGGGGCTAAAAGCCTAAAACAAATGGAATGATGTTAAAAGTATCTTCCCACAACTTTAATTCTAAGAATTTCTGATACTGACTGTCTAGCATGAACTACTACTTTTCTGAGGTGTTTTTTCACAATTTTAATCATCTGTACCGGCTATCATTTCTATATTATTTCAATGAAATCACCATTTAATCATGAAAAATAGATCATTTCTTAACTAGAAACCTAAAAAGATGACATACATGTCGGGAACTCGTATTCACAATGTCAACCGCTTCCTGGTTGCTAAGGTGTTCCCATAAGCCATCTGAAGCAAAGATAAGAAATTGGTCTTCGGGAACAACCTTCTGTACTAATATTGATGGCTCAGCTGTCATGATTGGTTTCTCAAAAGGCTCGCGTACTCTAAACTTTGCTAACAGTGGTGCTTTATTGAACTCAGTCTTCTTTAGATAGGCATCACCAATAGATCTTGAGACCTGCAAATAACAAACAGTTGTTTCTAATTAGCTGTTTATATCTGAAAACACTTGCTGCTCATCAATATTATCAAGTTGTATTTCCATGAAGTTCACGGAAATCTATGCCATATCATTATCATGAAATTCAATCAAAGGCGATGATCTCATTACTAACCTTGCCCGGTTAACCCAAAACCTCAAGTCCAACTTAATAGTTCTAAATAAAGGCTAGCCATGGTTACAAGGAAACATGAAAATTGCAACCACCTAAGTATGAAGAATCTTTTGCTATCTTGTTCAACTTAACTAGTGACTAGTTCAAATATTTACAAATACTGCACATGACCATGCATCACATTCTTTAGTCCCATATTCATCTTTACACTTGGGATTGGAAGATTAAGAGTAATATCTAGATGCAAAATGTTACAATGGAAAGTGGGATGAGAGAGGAAGAACATTAAGCGTAAGTGTGAAATAGAGGAAAATATAGATGCGGTGGAAAAAGAAATGGGAAAAGTAAGTAAGAAAGGAAGTGCGAAGAAGATTTTGGAACTCCCCAAAATGGAAGTATGAAGAAGAATTTGGGACAGAGGAAGTACATATAACATCTCTACAAAAGTTCAGTTTTAGGCTTTTAGCTAGTATTTGAGGTTTTGATGCCTATTCTTTTCTTCATCTTCTGTCATACTCTATCCACCTTTTCTTcacaaatggatgttaaatgtacAGCTTAAACCTTCAGTTTGATGGTTTGGGAAAAAGCAAAGGAAATTTACCTGTATAATACCCTTTACACGCCAGACTTTGTGCTTTAAAACAACAATCTGCGGATCATGGGGATGCCTCAACTGCAACTCCTCTCTCACAGATTCATAGCTTGCATTATGCTCTGAAGATAATTGGATAGCTTTAACAGTTTTGTCCAAGTTATCCAGCTTTCCCAAGACAACACGAGAATCACCAGCATTTGCGATATAAAGATATCCACTACATATTACACCCACTAAACAGCAAGAACCTACAGAAGCAATCTGCGGCTTTTCTTGCCATAGTTCTTTTACTAGCGAGAGAAATTCTTCTTCTGTTGCTAAAAATGCCTTCATGATAACATCAGCAGACATGCCTTGATTCTGAGATGTAAATGCTGCACCAAGAATAGCTGGCAAGAGTCAGTAAATCACGGCATTAGCAAACCAAAAGAAATATCAATATAATTTTATGCAAAACATAATACAATTTCTGTTGAGATAGAATGAGCAAACAAAAAAAGACATACTCTTGATGTTCTTGAAGAGATTGTTGCAGACAAATCTAGCGGTTTCTGGACCTCCATGACCATCATATACGCCGACAAATGTTCCATGAGGGCCGTTATCAAGTGATCCCATAGGACCAGACTCGAGTTGACTATGATCCTCAAGCAAACTGTTGGCTTGCACAACAGCCATGGAGAATTCACCATTTACATGGCTTCCAAAATCTTTATGCcacaaaagtccatcaaaacgACCATTTGAGTCTTTAGTAGAGTTCTCAGCCTCAGAAGAAGGCTTCCAACAAGGGGACACAATCCTCATAAATCCTGCGGTGACCATGTCTTACATATCTCATCAACCAAACGATCCTGCTATTGATCTATACATAGAACCAAAACCAGTAACAATATAAAACCCTAGATTCAATACTTGCGTTTCTCCAATATTTAGACCTCGAACACAACGTCGAGAACTTAAAAGCAAATTGAGATCTTCAAACACCATATATCTGTATATAAATTAatacaaaaattaaattaacagATGTTCAAAGACAGGCACAGGATTGTGACATGCAAAAATTATAACTGCTCAACAAGACATGCATAGCCTACTAATAAAAACAGGCTAATACACGCCACAAAAAGCAGTCATAAATACCGAACGGGTTCATAGGAAGAAGAAAGTTTGTGCACCGAAACCTAGTCACAAAAAGCTAATATTGTATCCAATGGATGGTCTTTGAGAGAGGTTGCAGCAAGCTCGATTCATTAGAGTAGCAAACGCCTTAAGTTCCATGGCATGTAATTTTGTTAGCTAAACTGCACCTAGGTTAGTGTAAACCATTAGTTTAACTTAACTAAAAACCAATATACTAATTCTCCATATTATGATCATTCAAAATCCTATTCGGTATAACAGGAGCATAATGATGACACGTATGCAGCCTATGTATTTACTTTATAACTAAAGCTATCAACACAAAAACAATTAACAAAACTACAATGTTTtggtttgattaaacattataCACCCCATTGTTTCCCTAAAAATGGAAATCCCAAACTATATTgctaaaaaactaaagaaaaccTAAGAAACATCAATCAACCAATCCATAATTAAATCCATCAATACAAAACCTAATAACAAAACATGCAATTTTTGCCTAAATCAAAATGGTAAACCAAATTGTTCACCATAAAAACAAATTGTAAGAAAATGATCAATCAATCACCAGTTCCAAATGTATTTGACAATCGTTTCTTCTAATATCAAAACCCACATCAAATCGAAACCAAATTTTTAACAAAACCCCACAACTTAATTCACACATTGAAAACAAATCAATCCttaaaatcttttttttttcttttctgaaaCTGAAATGAATCAATTGATTCAAACCAATAATCAACAACCAATTCACAAGGCATAAACAAgaacaattaaaataaatacaCAACATGTATAACAAAATTTGCAAAATTATTCGAAACataccttaaaaaaataaatagaattgATATAAATCAAAACCCTTTTTCTGGTTTGATCAGCCAACTTGAATATCACccaaagaaaaattaaaaatcccctGTAATTATACAAAATGATTgataaaataagtaaaaatttgTTACAAAACACAGGAtaattggagagagaaagagaggaggaGAAGAAAGAAAGAGGGAAGacgagaagagagagaaaaaagttGTGGTTTTTTTAAAGGGGTGTGTATAAAGTAAAGTATTCTTAATTAATTCATTAGAGTAAATTTCTTTAAATTAATTAgagtatattttaattacctaAATATCGCAAttagaataataataattgggATTTGGGGGTTTAAAGTTGACTTTGACCAACGAAAAAGCAACAAGATAGGCAACTTTTGCTCGATCTCGTTTTCTCCTTTTTTTAGCAAACCTTTGAAACCCGTGCAACCTTCTTCTATCCAAATGgcatttttttggaatttttattttgtgtgtgttttttttagTTAACTCGTGTAAAATTGGAAAATTGTAGTTGAGATATTTGGggttatataatttttttttaccttatttgaaatttaaattatctttgaaaatagaaaattacAATCATCTACAACATGGAGCTAATCGGTTGTCTAACTGATGTATGTAGAAGGAGTTTTAGCAAACAATTTACTAAATAAATATAGTCATTAATCAACATAAGATTCTAGCACTTTCTCAGCTTTTTCCCCCTCATTTTCGCACCCAAATTAAAAGGAAGATTTGTATTCACACGTAATAGTGGTCATGgacatttttttaaaacaaaagagataagtacaaaaaaaaagtgATAAGTGCAACAAACTATTGCTATTCTTGAAAGAAAAATTATATATGTGGCTCCAAGGCCACCTATAACCTATTTAATAAAGTGGCTTATCAAATGATAATGTCATAcatattaaaataatttcagTCGTGGCATTTATATAAGTATTGCTATTTATAAAATGAAGGTCATGTAGAGGATGTAGTTGATTAGATAAATGAAAagattcataatttttttttatttgtatattATATCTAGATTtagatgagtttttttttttatttaagtgaatttAACACGTTAACAAAGATATGTATAAGTATTTCTAGACTTGATCAAAAGTCGGGTCGGGCCGGGTCGAGAGAATAAAAACTGTCATTGCGTCGGGCCGGGTCGGGTCACCCAATTTTGTGTGCCCAAGACTCGCTATTTTGGGCCAAAATTAGCGGGCTTTTTGGGCCATTTTCGGGCCGggtcaaatttataactaaaaatgtTGTTTTGCGTTGCCCAAAGCccgcaatttttttaaaagttcgGGTCGGACCGGGCTGGGCTCGAATAGGCTGCCCAGAACCCGctaattttcgggtcgggtcgggtcgggccagCGTACCGGGCCCATGATGAGCAGCTCTAAGTATTTCAAATAAGAACACTAAAAAGTCAAATACCTTGCAAATAAGTTACAAATAGGGGGTGAGAGGATTCGAACATGAGACCTATTGTAACCTATTGTACACATGACCTCAATATTAACCACTAGGTCAATACCTCATTGCCTCATTGGTATCTTTCCTATTATTAAATTGCATATTTACATTGATATTTTAATGACATTGATATATACCCAAATAGGAGTGTTGGTAATAGTGCAAACCATTAAAAAATTCTTTTGTTAACAATTTTgtgtattactccctccatcccggaatactcgcaacgttttgcctggacacgcttgtcaatgcacaactttgatcaccaatatatttaactacatattctaaaaccttataaaatattaatattttgaaaatatatgttaagatgaagccaacaatataatATGTACTAACATTCATTTTCATATACTTGAAataaatagggtcaaagtgaattatgtgaatagtgcaaaaagtcaaaccgttgcgagCATTAAGGGACTGAGGGAGTATATAGCTAAtttgattatgaaaataaatagATGAGATTATTCATGAAAataaacggtgcgagtattaggTCATTATAATTTAATGGTTTGTTTCCTAAAAAGAAAATTGATTCTTTCATTTTCTCAAAGGTAATTTTCTTATAACAATGAATTTTATGTTGGAAGAATCATTTGCCTCCTTACAAACACATTTTTATATATAAAGAGTacatttactccctccgttcttaaatattagtcatgttttgacttttcaactcgttttaacttaatatttaaatgtaaataTGAAACTAATATTCAAGAACAGAGGAGTACAACTTTAAACACATTTTCACAATTTCAAAGCATAGCAGTatataaaagttttttttttttttttgagagaagtACATAAAAGTTTAAAAATATGTAATTTTGCAAAATATGGAACAGGTGGAGCATTTCTTACGGGTAGAGGGAAAATAAAAAGCGAAAACCGGTTTTTTTGTTGGTCACAAATGACGTTGAAATGTTGGCAGTTGGTCCCAGCTTGACCTCAGCATCATTTCCCTTCATcaccaaatccaatttcacCACCATACTCAGTAATCACGTGGGAACACGTGCCTC
This sequence is a window from Spinacia oleracea cultivar Varoflay chromosome 1, BTI_SOV_V1, whole genome shotgun sequence. Protein-coding genes within it:
- the LOC110789663 gene encoding probable protein phosphatase 2C 38 isoform X3 — protein: MRIVSPCWKPSSEAENSTKDSNGRFDGLLWHKDFGSHVNGEFSMAVVQANSLLEDHSQLESGPMGSLDNGPHGTFVGVYDGHGGPETARFVCNNLFKNIKTILGAAFTSQNQGMSADVIMKAFLATEEEFLSLVKELWQEKPQIASVGSCCLVGVICSGYLYIANAGDSRVVLGKLDNLDKTVKAIQLSSEHNASYESVREELQLRHPHDPQIVVLKHKVWRVKGIIQVSRSIGDAYLKKTEFNKAPLLAKFRVREPFEKPIMTAEPSILVQKVVPEDQFLIFASDGLWEHLSNQEAVDIVNTSSRHGIAKKLVKAALCEAAKKREMRYSDLKKIDRGVRRHFHDDITVVVLFLDTHLASRNTYRGPFISIKGAGYSSSGIEH
- the LOC110789663 gene encoding probable protein phosphatase 2C 38 isoform X1, giving the protein MVTAGFMRIVSPCWKPSSEAENSTKDSNGRFDGLLWHKDFGSHVNGEFSMAVVQANSLLEDHSQLESGPMGSLDNGPHGTFVGVYDGHGGPETARFVCNNLFKNIKTILGAAFTSQNQGMSADVIMKAFLATEEEFLSLVKELWQEKPQIASVGSCCLVGVICSGYLYIANAGDSRVVLGKLDNLDKTVKAIQLSSEHNASYESVREELQLRHPHDPQIVVLKHKVWRVKGIIQVSRSIGDAYLKKTEFNKAPLLAKFRVREPFEKPIMTAEPSILVQKVVPEDQFLIFASDGLWEHLSNQEAVDIVNTSSRHGIAKKLVKAALCEAAKKREMRYSDLKKIDRGVRRHFHDDITVVVLFLDTHLASRNTYRGPFISIKGAGYSSSGIEH
- the LOC110789663 gene encoding probable protein phosphatase 2C 38 isoform X2 produces the protein MVTAGFMRIVSPCWKPSSEAENSTKDSNGRFDGLLWHKDFGSHVNGEFSMAVVQANSLLEDHSQLESGPMGSLDNGPHGTFVGVYDGHGGPETARFVCNNLFKNIKTFTSQNQGMSADVIMKAFLATEEEFLSLVKELWQEKPQIASVGSCCLVGVICSGYLYIANAGDSRVVLGKLDNLDKTVKAIQLSSEHNASYESVREELQLRHPHDPQIVVLKHKVWRVKGIIQVSRSIGDAYLKKTEFNKAPLLAKFRVREPFEKPIMTAEPSILVQKVVPEDQFLIFASDGLWEHLSNQEAVDIVNTSSRHGIAKKLVKAALCEAAKKREMRYSDLKKIDRGVRRHFHDDITVVVLFLDTHLASRNTYRGPFISIKGAGYSSSGIEH